A genomic segment from Sulfitobacter mediterraneus encodes:
- the miaA gene encoding tRNA (adenosine(37)-N6)-dimethylallyltransferase MiaA: MPHQTSSQFETLLDRLSPEQPVLIAGPTASGKSALALEIAAAQGGVVVNADASQVYDCWRVITARPSKEEEAQAPHLLYGHIPATAPYSTGHWLREVVPLLAQGPRPIIVGGTGLYFSALTQGLAEIPATPPEVRAQADDLPLEVLLQGVDAATLGKIDVQNRARVQRAWEVQQATGKPLVEWQKQTGPAPLPLDHCVPVVFDVDKDWLNDRIARRFDLMIEQGALEEAEAVRGVYDPALPAHRAIGVPELMQYLNGDLTLDQAKRNAVIATRQFAKRQRTWMRSKMANWHKITRG; encoded by the coding sequence ATCGGCTGTCACCGGAGCAACCTGTTCTGATTGCGGGGCCGACGGCATCGGGCAAATCGGCGCTGGCGCTTGAAATCGCGGCGGCGCAGGGCGGCGTGGTTGTGAATGCGGATGCCAGTCAGGTTTACGACTGTTGGCGGGTGATCACCGCGCGGCCCTCAAAGGAAGAAGAGGCGCAGGCGCCACATCTGCTTTATGGGCATATACCGGCCACGGCGCCTTATTCGACAGGGCATTGGCTGCGCGAGGTGGTGCCCTTGCTGGCGCAGGGGCCACGCCCGATCATTGTAGGCGGCACCGGATTGTATTTTTCTGCGCTGACGCAAGGCCTTGCCGAGATCCCCGCCACCCCGCCGGAGGTGCGTGCACAGGCCGATGACCTGCCGCTTGAGGTGCTTTTGCAAGGGGTGGATGCTGCGACACTGGGCAAGATCGATGTCCAGAACCGGGCGCGTGTGCAACGCGCATGGGAGGTGCAGCAAGCCACAGGCAAACCCTTGGTAGAGTGGCAAAAACAGACCGGTCCGGCCCCGTTGCCCTTGGATCACTGCGTTCCTGTAGTCTTTGACGTGGACAAGGATTGGCTCAACGACCGGATCGCGCGGCGCTTTGATTTGATGATCGAGCAAGGCGCATTGGAAGAGGCAGAGGCCGTGCGCGGTGTCTATGATCCTGCCCTGCCCGCCCACCGCGCCATCGGTGTACCCGAGCTGATGCAGTATCTGAACGGAGATCTGACGCTGGATCAGGCCAAACGAAACGCGGTGATCGCGACCCGCCAGTTTGCCAAACGGCAGCGGACCTGGATGCGCTCGAAAATGGCCAACTGGCACAAGATCACCCGAGGGTAG